One genomic region from Candidatus Caldarchaeum subterraneum encodes:
- a CDS encoding regulatory protein, ArsR: MDRRRVEAELRGRTFDVYIYVLKAGRPVGVRDVQRGLGLSSPSVAFHHLEKLHGLGVLEKDEKGAYRAVEKVDVSVLQSFILIGGKLLPRMAFYATFFITFTLLYLITHPGSPDLYATSLGAAASTVTLYETLRTWRKKPF; encoded by the coding sequence GTGGACCGTAGGAGGGTTGAAGCTGAACTGCGGGGTAGGACGTTCGATGTTTACATATACGTTTTGAAGGCTGGTCGGCCGGTGGGTGTGAGGGATGTTCAGCGTGGCCTCGGGTTGTCGAGCCCCAGCGTCGCGTTCCATCATCTTGAGAAGCTTCACGGCCTAGGTGTGTTGGAGAAGGATGAAAAAGGGGCATACCGAGCGGTTGAGAAAGTCGATGTCTCCGTTCTTCAGTCATTCATACTCATAGGCGGAAAGCTGCTGCCCCGAATGGCTTTTTACGCAACATTCTTCATAACATTCACGCTCCTCTATCTCATAACCCATCCCGGGTCACCAGACCTCTACGCCACCAGCCTCGGAGCAGCCGCCTCCACAGTAACCCTCTACGAAACCCTGAGAACGTGGCGGAAAAAACCGTTCTAA
- a CDS encoding Fe-S oxidoreductase yields MVQVVLTFDPSLGHRFHDFPLLSFLPCAPVRFIPSPIYYYLSLPDVPFDEAGRALLAPYAIRKIEACLVKKSKLQVVVAHPKLVSRFIGPDTKIIGVNTMDPLGLGPLTLMFNNAGREKSWVTKEFEDLLHRIQVAKKNTGSRAKVVVGGSGEWEFEHRPEMIEQLGIDHVVQGEMDDIIHLLFEQLIEDSLDHSIFMYGHKTTTFDAHGRPFIRYVKDDAGRFICRNPASRYRLPKIEDIPTIVNPAISGQAEIMRGCGIDCDFCEVTTRPLRYYPPEKVVEEVLVNLRGGINNAWFVTDNQWAYMVRDPMFWPNKEAIFRLYRAVMQHVSKANPMHATLAPVAADPEAAMGVAKIVGAGPDKHIGVQIGLETGSDKLVLKHMVNKAKPLKVGVDGTWAEIVVEAQKVYNAAYWIPAYTIILGQEGETDEDSWDTIGLINYMASLNLYFTVTPMALVNLGSLRGTNVLTDVYANLTPAQAALIYVCWRNTKRMAQSVAFKIAKDNFLFRILTTTILNVGANFWLDRLEKYFARLGKEYERAIDKAKNYVHIKTMGTDFNKLRQMYKAMKVSV; encoded by the coding sequence ATGGTGCAGGTTGTTCTAACCTTTGACCCCTCGCTGGGTCATAGGTTTCACGACTTTCCGCTGCTTAGCTTCCTACCCTGTGCCCCGGTTAGGTTCATCCCTTCACCTATCTATTACTATCTAAGCCTTCCCGACGTGCCCTTTGACGAGGCTGGACGAGCACTGCTCGCGCCCTACGCCATCAGAAAAATAGAGGCCTGTCTGGTGAAGAAGTCAAAGCTACAGGTTGTCGTGGCACATCCGAAGCTTGTCTCAAGGTTCATAGGCCCTGACACGAAAATCATCGGCGTCAACACCATGGACCCCCTCGGCCTAGGCCCTCTGACACTGATGTTCAACAACGCTGGACGTGAGAAGTCATGGGTCACGAAAGAGTTCGAAGACCTGCTGCATCGTATACAGGTTGCGAAAAAGAACACGGGGAGCAGGGCCAAGGTTGTGGTCGGCGGCTCCGGTGAGTGGGAGTTTGAGCACAGGCCTGAGATGATTGAACAGCTTGGTATAGACCATGTCGTGCAGGGCGAAATGGATGACATCATTCATCTACTGTTTGAGCAACTGATAGAGGACAGCCTCGACCACAGCATCTTCATGTATGGACATAAGACAACCACTTTCGACGCCCACGGCAGACCGTTTATACGCTACGTCAAAGACGATGCCGGCAGGTTTATCTGCAGGAACCCCGCTTCACGATACCGTCTCCCAAAAATAGAGGACATCCCCACCATCGTGAACCCGGCGATAAGCGGACAAGCGGAGATAATGCGTGGCTGCGGAATTGACTGCGACTTCTGCGAGGTCACGACGAGGCCTCTCCGCTACTATCCGCCTGAGAAGGTTGTTGAGGAGGTTTTGGTCAATCTACGTGGCGGGATAAACAACGCATGGTTTGTGACGGATAACCAGTGGGCCTACATGGTGCGTGACCCCATGTTCTGGCCCAACAAGGAGGCGATTTTCCGGCTTTACAGGGCTGTGATGCAGCATGTCTCGAAGGCTAACCCGATGCATGCAACGCTCGCACCCGTTGCAGCGGACCCCGAAGCAGCGATGGGAGTGGCGAAAATTGTTGGAGCGGGCCCCGACAAGCACATCGGCGTCCAGATAGGGCTGGAAACGGGCAGCGATAAACTCGTTCTCAAACACATGGTTAACAAGGCCAAGCCCCTGAAAGTAGGTGTCGATGGAACTTGGGCTGAAATAGTCGTCGAAGCCCAGAAGGTCTACAACGCCGCCTACTGGATACCAGCATACACCATCATACTGGGGCAGGAGGGTGAAACCGATGAGGACAGCTGGGACACCATCGGCCTCATCAACTACATGGCGTCGCTGAACCTCTACTTCACGGTAACACCCATGGCGCTAGTCAACCTCGGAAGCCTAAGGGGAACAAACGTGTTGACAGATGTTTACGCAAACCTCACACCGGCGCAGGCGGCTCTAATCTATGTCTGCTGGAGGAACACAAAACGCATGGCTCAGTCCGTCGCCTTCAAAATCGCCAAGGACAATTTCCTATTCCGCATCTTAACCACAACCATACTAAACGTCGGCGCCAACTTCTGGCTTGACAGGCTGGAAAAATACTTCGCACGGCTGGGTAAAGAGTATGAGAGGGCGATAGACAAGGCGAAAAACTATGTGCACATCAAGACCATGGGAACCGACTTTAACAAGCTTAGGCAAATGTACAAAGCTATGAAAGTCTCCGTCTAA
- a CDS encoding phage shock protein C, PspC: MSSRVLERSDSKKVLAGVFGGLGEYLNVDPNLLRLVGVILLIVSPALMIVLYTFAALLIPRRGGVSPVSPTVDMARVGPVIVGLVLLLVGMWLMGNAPLFILGYPFLRITFATVAGLIIAVIGLVILVDNLKKI, translated from the coding sequence TTGTCCTCCCGGGTTTTGGAGAGAAGTGATTCAAAAAAGGTTTTGGCTGGTGTTTTCGGCGGCTTAGGCGAGTATCTGAACGTTGACCCTAACCTGCTCCGCCTTGTCGGCGTCATTCTCCTGATTGTCTCACCCGCCCTGATGATTGTTCTCTACACCTTTGCGGCGTTGTTGATTCCACGCCGTGGCGGTGTCTCGCCTGTTTCTCCCACGGTTGACATGGCGAGGGTTGGGCCGGTTATCGTTGGGCTGGTTCTGCTTCTGGTGGGTATGTGGTTGATGGGTAACGCACCGTTGTTCATACTCGGATACCCATTTCTCAGAATCACCTTCGCCACAGTAGCCGGCCTCATCATAGCGGTCATAGGCCTGGTGATCTTGGTCGACAACCTCAAGAAGATATAG
- a CDS encoding homoserine dehydrogenase, which translates to MRIALVGMGVVGQSLLRLIADNRSELVTRYGLGVRVVYAADRSGAVHRPTGFSPEELLEAKKKGGVTQVADAKVFNNIFDALEDAEADVMVDATPTNIVDGEPSYSIIRKAILNGMDVVTVSKGAMALYMPALKEMASRRRILLKFSGTVGGGMPVLAFARECSKADRVEQIEGILNGTTNYILTRMEEEGLEFRQALAEAQRLGYAEADPTLDIKGLDTACKITILANEVLGMKATINDVKVTGIDTLSSQEVNRARMSGKAMRLIGYAGNGVLEVSPREIDAKDPLAVKMAMNAVRFKTTYSGSHVISGKGAGVWRPRPP; encoded by the coding sequence TTGAGGATAGCGCTGGTCGGAATGGGAGTGGTTGGCCAAAGCCTGCTCAGACTCATCGCCGATAACAGGTCCGAGCTGGTCACCCGATATGGGCTGGGTGTCAGGGTGGTCTACGCGGCCGACCGCAGTGGCGCCGTCCATAGACCTACGGGCTTCAGCCCCGAGGAGCTGCTCGAAGCAAAGAAAAAAGGAGGCGTGACACAGGTCGCCGACGCCAAAGTCTTCAACAACATTTTCGACGCTTTGGAGGATGCTGAGGCCGATGTGATGGTCGATGCCACTCCAACAAACATAGTCGACGGCGAGCCTAGCTACAGCATAATACGTAAAGCAATTCTCAACGGAATGGACGTTGTAACAGTCAGCAAAGGAGCGATGGCTCTCTACATGCCTGCTCTCAAGGAGATGGCGAGTAGGCGGCGGATACTGCTCAAATTTAGCGGAACGGTGGGAGGAGGAATGCCTGTTCTCGCCTTCGCCAGAGAATGCAGCAAAGCGGATAGAGTCGAGCAGATAGAGGGCATTCTAAATGGAACCACTAACTATATTCTGACAAGAATGGAGGAAGAGGGTCTCGAGTTTAGGCAGGCGCTCGCCGAGGCCCAACGGCTAGGATATGCGGAGGCCGACCCAACGCTCGATATCAAGGGACTCGACACCGCCTGTAAAATCACAATTCTCGCCAACGAGGTGCTCGGCATGAAGGCGACAATCAACGATGTCAAGGTGACCGGGATAGACACTTTATCCTCTCAAGAGGTAAATAGAGCCCGTATGAGTGGGAAAGCGATGCGGCTGATAGGCTACGCGGGGAACGGTGTGCTGGAGGTCAGTCCTCGGGAAATCGATGCCAAAGACCCTCTGGCCGTGAAAATGGCCATGAACGCTGTCAGGTTCAAAACAACTTACTCGGGAAGCCACGTGATATCGGGGAAAGGTGCGGGGGTGTGGAGACCGCGACCGCCGTAA